The following are encoded in a window of Poecile atricapillus isolate bPoeAtr1 chromosome 3, bPoeAtr1.hap1, whole genome shotgun sequence genomic DNA:
- the EMILIN1 gene encoding EMILIN-1 isoform X1, with protein MAPWLWPCLLAAQALAANFPPRYSLYTGGAAPLAPGPAAAHSGARAASRHRNWCAYVVTRSVSCVVEDGVESFIKPDYQPCAWGQLQCPRVLAYRSFLRPRYKVSQRTVSELAWRCCQGYSGPDCSEGPSPASPQPTGRPLPRPGRPTLSGFGNPLSGLGGEGGGDTDKVRRLEEQVRRLSEQLEELRAGQEPPRAAVEGQPGGEQPADAAAPAEVREALSHLQRRLEELETRLRRTEGGRDGPGSPGGPGTAALYELEQRLQELCAACTTGTEGLRRQAAEDRERMRALEKLVGSVDQRNRDAVESVQRHISSLSSRLAPAPAAPPSPDLLRRLAELERRLEGLPGPAALPGPGPVLARRLAELEGRLNASRAGPWPSEPEGRPGGLPGRLANLSRAVEGLAASGAQRGARLDQLEELLARCGHPCPGQDGVLGPHLRQPEDTESVWEDGLTGTLGGLLGERGEALAEELEQLRNRTGRLEAALGDLSGEPCSRPCASPPPREREQLPPGPTEPEGLEAPLEGFGVFGGTSPSELRELRRELAAALAALSGLNATVEGLQDALEEQDARQRQLSAVTDRVVAELDQAAAASAARQAESEERLEALARELARAGGCPAGLEPRVAKLEGVCEQLEAVAGGLRGVREGLGRHVAGLWGAVRDLNATARGQAALLDKALELPPRLGALNASLGHLRGELHRLAQRERHGPPGPPGPAGPVGETGPPGPTGPPGKDGEQGPMGPPGLPGERGEVGEPGSVPRVAFSAALSTQHTEPGTVLFDQVLLNDGGAYDPETGTFTAPVPGRYLVSAVLTGHRGEGLEAVLSRSGHGIARLDSAGFQPEGLEKGPVAAQAPSPGALGVFSLLLPLAAGETLCVDLVSGRLAHAPDEPLTVFSAALLYDSDEP; from the exons atggcacCCTGGCTCTGGCCGTGCCTTCTGGCCGCACAGGCCCTGGCCGCCAACTTTCCCCCCCGGTACAGCCTCTACAccggcggggccgccccgctcgcccccggcccggccgcggccCACAGCGGTGCCCGGGCCGCCAGCCGGCACAG GAACTGGTGTGCCTACGTGGTGACACGCAGCGTGAGCTGTGTGGTGGAGGATGGCGTCGAGAGCTTCATCAAGCCGGACTATCAGCCCTGCGCCTGGGGGCAGCTCCAGTGCCCCCGTGTCCTGGC GTACCGCAGCTTCCTCCGGCCCCGCTACAAGGTGTCCCAGAGAACGGTGTCAGAGCTGGCCTGGCGCTGCTGCCAGGGATACTCGGGCCCGGACTGCAGCGAGGGGCCTTCTCCAGCATCCCCCCAGCCCACCGGCCGTCCCctgccccggcccggccgccccaCACTCTCTGGCTTCGGCAACCCCCTCAGTGGCCTGGGGGGTGAAG GCGGCGGAGACACGGACAAGGTGCGGCGGCTGGAGGAGCAGGTGCGGCGGCTGAGcgagcagctggaggagctgcggGCCGGGCAGGAGCCGCCCCGGGCGGCTGTGGAGGGGCAGCCCGGGGGCGAGCAGCCGGCTGACGCGGCCGCCCCCGCCGAAGTGCGGGAGGCGCTGAGCCACCTTCAGCGGcgcctggaggagctggagaccCGCCTGCGCCGCACCGAGGGCGGCCGGGACGGCCCGGGGAGCCCGGGGGGACCGGGGACGGCGGCGCTGTACGAGCTGGAGCAgcggctgcaggagctgtgcgCTGCGTGCACGACCGGCACCGAGGGGCTGCGGCGGCAGGCGGCCGAGGACCGGGAGCGTATGCGGGCGCTGGAGAAGCTGGTGGGCTCGGTGGACCAGCGCAACAGGGATGCGGTGGAGTCGGTGCAGCGGCACATCAGCAGCCTGAGCAGCCGCCTGGCCCCCGCCCCTGCGGCCCCCCCGTCCCCGGACCTGCTCCGTCGCCTGGCCGAGCTAGAGCGTCGGCTGGAGGGGCTGCCGGGACCGGCAGCgctgccggggccggggccggtgcTGGCGCGGCGGCTGGCTGAGCTGGAGGGGCGGCTGAACGCTTCGCGGGCCGGCCCGTGGCCCTCCGAGCCCGAGGGGCGGCCGGGTGGGCTGCCGGGGCGCTTGGCCAACCTCAGCCGGGCCGTGGAAGGGCTGGCGGCGAGCGGGGCACAGCGCGGCGCCCGCCTGGACCAGCTCGAGGAGCTGCTGGCCCGCTGCGGCCACCCGTGCCCGGGGCAGGACGGGGTGCTCGGCCCCCACCTCCGGCAGCCAGAGGACACCGAAAGTGTCTGGGAGGACGGGCTGACCGGGACCCTGggagggctgctgggggagcGGGGGGAGGCGCTGGccgaggagctggagcagctccgcAACCGGACAGGGCGGCTGGAGGCGGCTCTGGGGGACCTGAGCGGTGAGCCCTGCTCCCGGCCCTGCGCCTCGCCGCCCCCCCGGGAGCGGGAGCAGCTCCCGCCCGGCCCCACAGAGCCGGAGGGGCTGGAGGCACCGCTGGAGGGGTTCGGCGTCTTTGGGGGCACGTCGCCCTCGGAGCTGCGGGAGCTGCGGCGGGAGCTGGCAGCGGCGCTGGCGGCCCTGAGCGGGCTCAATGCCACggtggaggggctgcaggacgcgctggaggagcaggacGCCCGGCAGCGCCAGCTGAGCGCCGTCACCGACCGCGTGGTGGCCGAGCTGGACCAGGCGGCGGCGGCGTCGGCAGCGCGACAGGCCGAGAGCGAGGAGCGGCTGGAGGCGCTGGCGAGGGAGCTGGCGagggccgggggctgcccggCGGGGCTGGAGCCACGCGTGGCCAAGCTGGAGGGGGTCTGCGAGCAGCTGGAGGCGGTggccggggggctgcggggagtCCGAGAGGGGCTGGGCCGGCACGTTgcggggctgtggggagccGTGCGGGACCTGAACGCCACGGCCCGCGGCCAGGCCGCCCTGCTGGACAAGGCGCTGGAGCTGCCGCCCCGGCTCGGCGCCCTGAACGCCAGCCTGGGGCACCTGCGCGGGGAGCTGCACCGCCTGGCACAGCGGGAGCGACACG GCCCCCCTGGCCCCCCTGGACCTGCTGGCCCCGTGGGCGAGACAGGCCCTCCTGGCCCCACTGGGCCCCCTGGCAAGGATGGAGAACAGGGTCCCATGGGTCCCCCCG ggctgcctgGAGAGAGAG GCGAGGTCGGGGAGCCGGGTTCGGTGCCCCGCGTCGCATTCTCGGCAGCCCTGAGCACCCAGCACACGGAGCCGGGCACCGTCCTCTTCGACCAGGTCCTGCTCAACGACGGCGGTGCCTACGATCCCGAGACAG GCACGTTCACGGCTCCGGTGCCCGGGCGGTACCTGGTGAGCGCGGTGCTGACGGGGCACCGGGGCGAGGGGCTGGAGGCCGTCCTGTCCCGCTCCGGCCACGGCATCGCCCGCCTGGACTCGGCCGGGTTCCAGCCCGAGGGGCTGGAGAAGGGGCCCGTGGCCGCGCAGGCCCCCAGCCCCGGTGCCCTCGGCGTCTTCAGCCTCCTGCTGCCGCTGGCGGCCGGCGAGACCCTGTGCGTGGACCTGGTGTCGGGGCGCCTGGCCCACGCACCCGACGAGCCCCTCACCGTCTTCAGCGCCGCCCTGCTCTACGACTCCGACGAGCCCTAG
- the EMILIN1 gene encoding EMILIN-1 isoform X2, translating to MAPWLWPCLLAAQALAANFPPRYSLYTGGAAPLAPGPAAAHSGARAASRHRNWCAYVVTRSVSCVVEDGVESFIKPDYQPCAWGQLQCPRVLAYRSFLRPRYKVSQRTVSELAWRCCQGYSGPDCSEGPSPASPQPTGRPLPRPGRPTLSGFGNPLSGLGGEGGGDTDKVRRLEEQVRRLSEQLEELRAGQEPPRAAVEGQPGGEQPADAAAPAEVREALSHLQRRLEELETRLRRTEGGRDGPGSPGGPGTAALYELEQRLQELCAACTTGTEGLRRQAAEDRERMRALEKLVGSVDQRNRDAVESVQRHISSLSSRLAPAPAAPPSPDLLRRLAELERRLEGLPGPAALPGPGPVLARRLAELEGRLNASRAGPWPSEPEGRPGGLPGRLANLSRAVEGLAASGAQRGARLDQLEELLARCGHPCPGQDGVLGPHLRQPEDTESVWEDGLTGTLGGLLGERGEALAEELEQLRNRTGRLEAALGDLSGEPCSRPCASPPPREREQLPPGPTEPEGLEAPLEGFGVFGGTSPSELRELRRELAAALAALSGLNATVEGLQDALEEQDARQRQLSAVTDRVVAELDQAAAASAARQAESEERLEALARELARAGGCPAGLEPRVAKLEGVCEQLEAVAGGLRGVREGLGRHVAGLWGAVRDLNATARGQAALLDKALELPPRLGALNASLGHLRGELHRLAQRERHGPPGPAGPVGETGPPGPTGPPGKDGEQGPMGPPGLPGERGEVGEPGSVPRVAFSAALSTQHTEPGTVLFDQVLLNDGGAYDPETGTFTAPVPGRYLVSAVLTGHRGEGLEAVLSRSGHGIARLDSAGFQPEGLEKGPVAAQAPSPGALGVFSLLLPLAAGETLCVDLVSGRLAHAPDEPLTVFSAALLYDSDEP from the exons atggcacCCTGGCTCTGGCCGTGCCTTCTGGCCGCACAGGCCCTGGCCGCCAACTTTCCCCCCCGGTACAGCCTCTACAccggcggggccgccccgctcgcccccggcccggccgcggccCACAGCGGTGCCCGGGCCGCCAGCCGGCACAG GAACTGGTGTGCCTACGTGGTGACACGCAGCGTGAGCTGTGTGGTGGAGGATGGCGTCGAGAGCTTCATCAAGCCGGACTATCAGCCCTGCGCCTGGGGGCAGCTCCAGTGCCCCCGTGTCCTGGC GTACCGCAGCTTCCTCCGGCCCCGCTACAAGGTGTCCCAGAGAACGGTGTCAGAGCTGGCCTGGCGCTGCTGCCAGGGATACTCGGGCCCGGACTGCAGCGAGGGGCCTTCTCCAGCATCCCCCCAGCCCACCGGCCGTCCCctgccccggcccggccgccccaCACTCTCTGGCTTCGGCAACCCCCTCAGTGGCCTGGGGGGTGAAG GCGGCGGAGACACGGACAAGGTGCGGCGGCTGGAGGAGCAGGTGCGGCGGCTGAGcgagcagctggaggagctgcggGCCGGGCAGGAGCCGCCCCGGGCGGCTGTGGAGGGGCAGCCCGGGGGCGAGCAGCCGGCTGACGCGGCCGCCCCCGCCGAAGTGCGGGAGGCGCTGAGCCACCTTCAGCGGcgcctggaggagctggagaccCGCCTGCGCCGCACCGAGGGCGGCCGGGACGGCCCGGGGAGCCCGGGGGGACCGGGGACGGCGGCGCTGTACGAGCTGGAGCAgcggctgcaggagctgtgcgCTGCGTGCACGACCGGCACCGAGGGGCTGCGGCGGCAGGCGGCCGAGGACCGGGAGCGTATGCGGGCGCTGGAGAAGCTGGTGGGCTCGGTGGACCAGCGCAACAGGGATGCGGTGGAGTCGGTGCAGCGGCACATCAGCAGCCTGAGCAGCCGCCTGGCCCCCGCCCCTGCGGCCCCCCCGTCCCCGGACCTGCTCCGTCGCCTGGCCGAGCTAGAGCGTCGGCTGGAGGGGCTGCCGGGACCGGCAGCgctgccggggccggggccggtgcTGGCGCGGCGGCTGGCTGAGCTGGAGGGGCGGCTGAACGCTTCGCGGGCCGGCCCGTGGCCCTCCGAGCCCGAGGGGCGGCCGGGTGGGCTGCCGGGGCGCTTGGCCAACCTCAGCCGGGCCGTGGAAGGGCTGGCGGCGAGCGGGGCACAGCGCGGCGCCCGCCTGGACCAGCTCGAGGAGCTGCTGGCCCGCTGCGGCCACCCGTGCCCGGGGCAGGACGGGGTGCTCGGCCCCCACCTCCGGCAGCCAGAGGACACCGAAAGTGTCTGGGAGGACGGGCTGACCGGGACCCTGggagggctgctgggggagcGGGGGGAGGCGCTGGccgaggagctggagcagctccgcAACCGGACAGGGCGGCTGGAGGCGGCTCTGGGGGACCTGAGCGGTGAGCCCTGCTCCCGGCCCTGCGCCTCGCCGCCCCCCCGGGAGCGGGAGCAGCTCCCGCCCGGCCCCACAGAGCCGGAGGGGCTGGAGGCACCGCTGGAGGGGTTCGGCGTCTTTGGGGGCACGTCGCCCTCGGAGCTGCGGGAGCTGCGGCGGGAGCTGGCAGCGGCGCTGGCGGCCCTGAGCGGGCTCAATGCCACggtggaggggctgcaggacgcgctggaggagcaggacGCCCGGCAGCGCCAGCTGAGCGCCGTCACCGACCGCGTGGTGGCCGAGCTGGACCAGGCGGCGGCGGCGTCGGCAGCGCGACAGGCCGAGAGCGAGGAGCGGCTGGAGGCGCTGGCGAGGGAGCTGGCGagggccgggggctgcccggCGGGGCTGGAGCCACGCGTGGCCAAGCTGGAGGGGGTCTGCGAGCAGCTGGAGGCGGTggccggggggctgcggggagtCCGAGAGGGGCTGGGCCGGCACGTTgcggggctgtggggagccGTGCGGGACCTGAACGCCACGGCCCGCGGCCAGGCCGCCCTGCTGGACAAGGCGCTGGAGCTGCCGCCCCGGCTCGGCGCCCTGAACGCCAGCCTGGGGCACCTGCGCGGGGAGCTGCACCGCCTGGCACAGCGGGAGCGACACGg CCCCCCTGGACCTGCTGGCCCCGTGGGCGAGACAGGCCCTCCTGGCCCCACTGGGCCCCCTGGCAAGGATGGAGAACAGGGTCCCATGGGTCCCCCCG ggctgcctgGAGAGAGAG GCGAGGTCGGGGAGCCGGGTTCGGTGCCCCGCGTCGCATTCTCGGCAGCCCTGAGCACCCAGCACACGGAGCCGGGCACCGTCCTCTTCGACCAGGTCCTGCTCAACGACGGCGGTGCCTACGATCCCGAGACAG GCACGTTCACGGCTCCGGTGCCCGGGCGGTACCTGGTGAGCGCGGTGCTGACGGGGCACCGGGGCGAGGGGCTGGAGGCCGTCCTGTCCCGCTCCGGCCACGGCATCGCCCGCCTGGACTCGGCCGGGTTCCAGCCCGAGGGGCTGGAGAAGGGGCCCGTGGCCGCGCAGGCCCCCAGCCCCGGTGCCCTCGGCGTCTTCAGCCTCCTGCTGCCGCTGGCGGCCGGCGAGACCCTGTGCGTGGACCTGGTGTCGGGGCGCCTGGCCCACGCACCCGACGAGCCCCTCACCGTCTTCAGCGCCGCCCTGCTCTACGACTCCGACGAGCCCTAG
- the EMILIN1 gene encoding EMILIN-1 isoform X3 — protein MAALCRDDASCMSGQRAVRAQMMPSVCHARNWCAYVVTRSVSCVVEDGVESFIKPDYQPCAWGQLQCPRVLAYRSFLRPRYKVSQRTVSELAWRCCQGYSGPDCSEGPSPASPQPTGRPLPRPGRPTLSGFGNPLSGLGGEGGGDTDKVRRLEEQVRRLSEQLEELRAGQEPPRAAVEGQPGGEQPADAAAPAEVREALSHLQRRLEELETRLRRTEGGRDGPGSPGGPGTAALYELEQRLQELCAACTTGTEGLRRQAAEDRERMRALEKLVGSVDQRNRDAVESVQRHISSLSSRLAPAPAAPPSPDLLRRLAELERRLEGLPGPAALPGPGPVLARRLAELEGRLNASRAGPWPSEPEGRPGGLPGRLANLSRAVEGLAASGAQRGARLDQLEELLARCGHPCPGQDGVLGPHLRQPEDTESVWEDGLTGTLGGLLGERGEALAEELEQLRNRTGRLEAALGDLSGEPCSRPCASPPPREREQLPPGPTEPEGLEAPLEGFGVFGGTSPSELRELRRELAAALAALSGLNATVEGLQDALEEQDARQRQLSAVTDRVVAELDQAAAASAARQAESEERLEALARELARAGGCPAGLEPRVAKLEGVCEQLEAVAGGLRGVREGLGRHVAGLWGAVRDLNATARGQAALLDKALELPPRLGALNASLGHLRGELHRLAQRERHGPPGPPGPAGPVGETGPPGPTGPPGKDGEQGPMGPPGLPGERGEVGEPGSVPRVAFSAALSTQHTEPGTVLFDQVLLNDGGAYDPETGTFTAPVPGRYLVSAVLTGHRGEGLEAVLSRSGHGIARLDSAGFQPEGLEKGPVAAQAPSPGALGVFSLLLPLAAGETLCVDLVSGRLAHAPDEPLTVFSAALLYDSDEP, from the exons ATGGCTGCTCTGTGCCGGGATGACGCCTCGTGTATGTCAGGACAACGCGCGGTGCGTGCCCAGATGATGCCCAGCGTGTGCCATGCTCG GAACTGGTGTGCCTACGTGGTGACACGCAGCGTGAGCTGTGTGGTGGAGGATGGCGTCGAGAGCTTCATCAAGCCGGACTATCAGCCCTGCGCCTGGGGGCAGCTCCAGTGCCCCCGTGTCCTGGC GTACCGCAGCTTCCTCCGGCCCCGCTACAAGGTGTCCCAGAGAACGGTGTCAGAGCTGGCCTGGCGCTGCTGCCAGGGATACTCGGGCCCGGACTGCAGCGAGGGGCCTTCTCCAGCATCCCCCCAGCCCACCGGCCGTCCCctgccccggcccggccgccccaCACTCTCTGGCTTCGGCAACCCCCTCAGTGGCCTGGGGGGTGAAG GCGGCGGAGACACGGACAAGGTGCGGCGGCTGGAGGAGCAGGTGCGGCGGCTGAGcgagcagctggaggagctgcggGCCGGGCAGGAGCCGCCCCGGGCGGCTGTGGAGGGGCAGCCCGGGGGCGAGCAGCCGGCTGACGCGGCCGCCCCCGCCGAAGTGCGGGAGGCGCTGAGCCACCTTCAGCGGcgcctggaggagctggagaccCGCCTGCGCCGCACCGAGGGCGGCCGGGACGGCCCGGGGAGCCCGGGGGGACCGGGGACGGCGGCGCTGTACGAGCTGGAGCAgcggctgcaggagctgtgcgCTGCGTGCACGACCGGCACCGAGGGGCTGCGGCGGCAGGCGGCCGAGGACCGGGAGCGTATGCGGGCGCTGGAGAAGCTGGTGGGCTCGGTGGACCAGCGCAACAGGGATGCGGTGGAGTCGGTGCAGCGGCACATCAGCAGCCTGAGCAGCCGCCTGGCCCCCGCCCCTGCGGCCCCCCCGTCCCCGGACCTGCTCCGTCGCCTGGCCGAGCTAGAGCGTCGGCTGGAGGGGCTGCCGGGACCGGCAGCgctgccggggccggggccggtgcTGGCGCGGCGGCTGGCTGAGCTGGAGGGGCGGCTGAACGCTTCGCGGGCCGGCCCGTGGCCCTCCGAGCCCGAGGGGCGGCCGGGTGGGCTGCCGGGGCGCTTGGCCAACCTCAGCCGGGCCGTGGAAGGGCTGGCGGCGAGCGGGGCACAGCGCGGCGCCCGCCTGGACCAGCTCGAGGAGCTGCTGGCCCGCTGCGGCCACCCGTGCCCGGGGCAGGACGGGGTGCTCGGCCCCCACCTCCGGCAGCCAGAGGACACCGAAAGTGTCTGGGAGGACGGGCTGACCGGGACCCTGggagggctgctgggggagcGGGGGGAGGCGCTGGccgaggagctggagcagctccgcAACCGGACAGGGCGGCTGGAGGCGGCTCTGGGGGACCTGAGCGGTGAGCCCTGCTCCCGGCCCTGCGCCTCGCCGCCCCCCCGGGAGCGGGAGCAGCTCCCGCCCGGCCCCACAGAGCCGGAGGGGCTGGAGGCACCGCTGGAGGGGTTCGGCGTCTTTGGGGGCACGTCGCCCTCGGAGCTGCGGGAGCTGCGGCGGGAGCTGGCAGCGGCGCTGGCGGCCCTGAGCGGGCTCAATGCCACggtggaggggctgcaggacgcgctggaggagcaggacGCCCGGCAGCGCCAGCTGAGCGCCGTCACCGACCGCGTGGTGGCCGAGCTGGACCAGGCGGCGGCGGCGTCGGCAGCGCGACAGGCCGAGAGCGAGGAGCGGCTGGAGGCGCTGGCGAGGGAGCTGGCGagggccgggggctgcccggCGGGGCTGGAGCCACGCGTGGCCAAGCTGGAGGGGGTCTGCGAGCAGCTGGAGGCGGTggccggggggctgcggggagtCCGAGAGGGGCTGGGCCGGCACGTTgcggggctgtggggagccGTGCGGGACCTGAACGCCACGGCCCGCGGCCAGGCCGCCCTGCTGGACAAGGCGCTGGAGCTGCCGCCCCGGCTCGGCGCCCTGAACGCCAGCCTGGGGCACCTGCGCGGGGAGCTGCACCGCCTGGCACAGCGGGAGCGACACG GCCCCCCTGGCCCCCCTGGACCTGCTGGCCCCGTGGGCGAGACAGGCCCTCCTGGCCCCACTGGGCCCCCTGGCAAGGATGGAGAACAGGGTCCCATGGGTCCCCCCG ggctgcctgGAGAGAGAG GCGAGGTCGGGGAGCCGGGTTCGGTGCCCCGCGTCGCATTCTCGGCAGCCCTGAGCACCCAGCACACGGAGCCGGGCACCGTCCTCTTCGACCAGGTCCTGCTCAACGACGGCGGTGCCTACGATCCCGAGACAG GCACGTTCACGGCTCCGGTGCCCGGGCGGTACCTGGTGAGCGCGGTGCTGACGGGGCACCGGGGCGAGGGGCTGGAGGCCGTCCTGTCCCGCTCCGGCCACGGCATCGCCCGCCTGGACTCGGCCGGGTTCCAGCCCGAGGGGCTGGAGAAGGGGCCCGTGGCCGCGCAGGCCCCCAGCCCCGGTGCCCTCGGCGTCTTCAGCCTCCTGCTGCCGCTGGCGGCCGGCGAGACCCTGTGCGTGGACCTGGTGTCGGGGCGCCTGGCCCACGCACCCGACGAGCCCCTCACCGTCTTCAGCGCCGCCCTGCTCTACGACTCCGACGAGCCCTAG